TCCCAGCACACCGTAGTCGTGATGAATGTGACGAAGCCGTTCGTCGTCGAAGGCAAGGACGTGCAGCTGTTCCTGCACGATGTAGACCTGAGGCGCGAGCTCGACCTCGTCCGGGTAGCGGACCACGAGTACGTGCTGCACTACGAGGACGGCCAATTCGTACAGCTATTGAAGCCAGGTGTCTACGCGTACTGGAACGTGCTGAGGAAGCATACGTTCGTGCATCTCGACATCCGTAAGCCGGAGCTGCCTCCCGAGGTTGACCGTTCGATCGTACCGAAGCTGGCGGTCTATGTGCAGAGCTGTGAGATTGCGAGTCACGAGACGGGCTTCCTGTTCTACGATCATGTGCTGCAGCGCGAGCTGTCTCCGGGCAAGTACTATTATTGGAAGAGCTCGGTCTCGATTATGGTCAAGACGATCGATCTCAGACAGCAGCAGATGGACCTGATCGGTCAGGAGATGATGACGGAGGACAAGGTGACGCTGCGACTGAATTTTGTATGCCAATACAAGATCGTCGAGCCGCTGCGGGTGCTGGAGCGCAAGTCGTTCGATGAGCAGATCCATATTCAGCTGCAGCTTATGCTTCGGGAATATGTGGGCACGCTGAAGCTAGACGACCTGTTGAAGCGCAAGGAGGATATCGCCCAGTTCGTGCTGTCCCGCATGCGTGAGAAGGGGGGCGAGCTCGGCGTGCAGTTCCTGAACGCGGGGGTGAAGGACGTCATCCTGCCGGGGGAGATGAAGGACATATTGAACACCGTCCTGCTCGCGGAGAAGAAGGCTCAAGCGAATCTGATCACGCGCCGCGAGGAGACGGCCTCCACCCGGAGCCTGCTCAATACGGCGAAGCTGATGGATGAGAATGAGACGCTGTTCCGATTGAAGGAGCTCGAGTTTCTGGAGAAAATATGCGAGAAGATCGGCTCCATCTCGGTGACGGGCGGGGGAGACCTGCTCGCGCGGCTAGGCTCACTCCTCGGGGAGAGGAAGGCGGCAGATAAGTAGGAGCGGGTAGCGGGGCAGTGGGTTTGGGTTGGATCGCGAGTTTTTCATGGGAAAAAGACATCTCCCTTAACAGCAAGGATTACATATGGCTCGAACGTTCAGGCACGAGGATTCACCACCCTAGAAGAAGCAAGAAGAAGCCGTAGGAGCATCCGACGGCTTCTTCTGCTCGGACTAGATTAGATGTACGAACCACGCTGGCCTTATTCAGCTGACACCCAGCTGTTCCTTTAACTCGTCGATCCAGCTCGTTCGCCCTGTGCCATAATTCAAGCTCTGCCCGATGTCATATAGAGAGCCGTTCTCATAGTTCACGGACAGAATGAGGTCGGGTATAGCATCGAAGCCTCTTCTTGCAAGTGAATCCAGGATCGGTCCATAATAGGCGGCGGCATGGGCAGCATCTTGTTTCGAAGTATACGGATGATTGCCGTACGATTTTACGAAAATGTCAAAAATATCGCTTCCATCCTCCGTAACGAACTTTCCATTAACAACGGACAAATCTTTAAGGTGATAGCCGGTAACCGTCTGAATGTTGCGAACGAGGTTGAATTTCTCATACTTCTCCTGTGTAAATTGCTCTGAATCTGGCGCGCGACTTCCTATAATATGGAAAAATAACTCCTTGGAATTCCGACCGGAATTTAGTACTAGCTCCAATTGACTGCGAAGGTCTTCATCCTCCGTCCCGCTGACCATAAGCCGATAGTTATTGGGATCAATAGTGAACGTCAGCTTCACACCATCAGGTATGTGAACGCTGTTCTTGTCCAGTAGCTGCTTCAGCTGCCCATTCACTTGTTGCCGATTGTAAGCCTTATCTATCTCAGACTCTACGATCACGTTGATGGGTCGTTCTTCACGTAAGATGTAATCCCCCATGTCGTATGTGTTTAACTTGCCGTGCTTGAGATATGCAAATTCATTACTGGCGGCAATACGTCTTTCTTGCTCGGTCATGTTCTTCTTGAAGAAGGGAGATAGTGGATTCTGGTATTTATCCGCTATATGATTAGCCGGATTCGAGAAGCTCATATTTTGCTGATTCATCCTTTGGTAGTGCTCATCCATTTTTTGCGTTATTCGGTCCTGATCGCTGTAGCGCTTGTTACGACTTTGAACGACCGTATCGTTAGTAGATTCTGTGCGAGCGGAGGGACCTGGTTGTTTTGATAATGAGGTGCTGCTTACATGTAGTGAGGCGAAAGATGAGTGGGTGGATGGAATCGTCATATCATGCTCCTCCTTGAATATAGAACTAACAATATCCAACGTTTAAGGTTAATATCGGAAAATAACACCCTAGAATGAAGGGGGTAAGAAAGTATCCTTTAGCAGCAAACTTCGACAAAGGTTAACTAGTAAAATAGGTATCGAAGCATTTTAAATATA
Above is a genomic segment from Paenibacillus sp. YYML68 containing:
- a CDS encoding slipin family protein, whose amino-acid sequence is MFTTVTIQADQRGLLFHKGSYVRTLQPGAYRYIKWSQHTVVVMNVTKPFVVEGKDVQLFLHDVDLRRELDLVRVADHEYVLHYEDGQFVQLLKPGVYAYWNVLRKHTFVHLDIRKPELPPEVDRSIVPKLAVYVQSCEIASHETGFLFYDHVLQRELSPGKYYYWKSSVSIMVKTIDLRQQQMDLIGQEMMTEDKVTLRLNFVCQYKIVEPLRVLERKSFDEQIHIQLQLMLREYVGTLKLDDLLKRKEDIAQFVLSRMREKGGELGVQFLNAGVKDVILPGEMKDILNTVLLAEKKAQANLITRREETASTRSLLNTAKLMDENETLFRLKELEFLEKICEKIGSISVTGGGDLLARLGSLLGERKAADK
- a CDS encoding DUF4885 family protein yields the protein MTIPSTHSSFASLHVSSTSLSKQPGPSARTESTNDTVVQSRNKRYSDQDRITQKMDEHYQRMNQQNMSFSNPANHIADKYQNPLSPFFKKNMTEQERRIAASNEFAYLKHGKLNTYDMGDYILREERPINVIVESEIDKAYNRQQVNGQLKQLLDKNSVHIPDGVKLTFTIDPNNYRLMVSGTEDEDLRSQLELVLNSGRNSKELFFHIIGSRAPDSEQFTQEKYEKFNLVRNIQTVTGYHLKDLSVVNGKFVTEDGSDIFDIFVKSYGNHPYTSKQDAAHAAAYYGPILDSLARRGFDAIPDLILSVNYENGSLYDIGQSLNYGTGRTSWIDELKEQLGVS